In Lacinutrix sp. Bg11-31, the DNA window GAAATGGTTTGTTTTTCAGCTTTAGCTTTATTTACACGTGTTACCAATGCATCTAAATTGGTGATTTTTTCATCTATCCAACCTTGGTCTAAACGTACTTGTGTAATTTTCGGGTTTACTTCTGCACAAACCGTTATACAGCCAGCAATATTCCCTGCTTTTGGTTGTGCACCAGACATTCCGCCTAATCCAGAAGTAACAAAAAGATTTCCCTTTGGTTCTTTATTTATTTTTCTAAATGCATTTAAAACAGTTATAGTTGTACCATGTACAATTCCTTGCGGACCAATGTACATATAACTTCCTGCAGTCATTTGTCCATATTGTGTAACGCCTAATGCATTAAATTTTTCCCAATCGTCTGGTTGAGAGTAATTAGGAATCATCATTCCATTTGTAACAACAACACGAGGTGCTTCTTTATGCGAAGGAAATAAACCCATAGGGTGACCAGAATACATTGTTAGTGTTTGCTCGTCATTCATTTCGGCTAAATATTTCATTGTTAAGCGATATTGTGCCCAATTAGAAAAAACGCCACCATTTCCACCATAAGTAATCAATTCGTGAGGATGTTGTGCGACTGCATAATCTAAGTTATTCTGAATCATTAACATAATTGCAGCTGCTTGTTTAGATTTTGCAGGATATTCACTTATTGGTCTCGCATACATTTTGTAATCTGGACGTAAGCGATACATGTATATCCTACCGTAAGTGTCTAACTCGTTTTTAAACTCTAAAATTAGTTCTTTATGGTCTTTCTTGTCGAAATACCTTAAAGCATTTCGTAAAGCTAATTTCTCTTCTTCTTTAGAAAGAATAGCTTTGCGTTTAGGCGCGTGATTTATGTTTTTTTCGTAAGGTTTTGGAGCTGGTAAATGCTCAGGAATACCTTCTAGAATTTGTGTTTTAAAAGTAGAATTCATTGTGGTTAATTCTTTTTTTTTATTGAATTAGTATTTTTATCGAATCCGTAAGGGCAATGTCTGCAGCCACTTTCGCAGCAATAACCTCGTTTTAGGTGGTATTGTTCAGTGAAGCATCTGTAGCCTTCAGGCGTTAAATAATAGTCGCCTTCTTCTATTGGAATGTGTTTTTTCATAAGTATATTACAAATATAATGTAAATTAGAACAAAATTTCCTTGGTGTAAAACCAAGGTTCCCAATAAACTGTCATTCCCAAGACATTGATAATGGAGTGATTTTTGAAACCAATATTTTGTGATTTTAATTTCTAAATATATAGTACCTAAAGGTTATACTGGTATAACTATTTTTCCTTTTGTTTTTCTGAAGCGTAAATATTTGAAAACAAATATGGTTTTAATAAACCATGAAAAGATACATTTAAGACAGCAGATTGAACTGTTAATAATCCCGTTTTATATCTTTTATAGTATTGAGTTTCTTGTTAGATTAATTCAATATAAGAACTGGTACACTGCTTATATGAATATTTCTTTTGAACGAGAATCTTATCAAAATCAAACAAATTTTAGTTATTTAAAGCAACGTCGTTTTTGGAGCTTTTTAAAGTATATTCGTGCTCATGATTTTTAAGTTAGAAAATAGTGTTAATCTACGTGTAGATTTATCAAGTAATTTGAATGTAGAGCTTTTTGTAAAACGAGAAGACGCAATACATTCTATTATTTCTGGAAACAAATACAGGAAATTAAAATATAATATAGAAGCAGCTAGAAAAGAAGGCAAGGACACGCTTTTAACTTTTGGAGGTGCGTTTTCTAATCATATAGCAGCAGTTGCAGAAGTTGGTAGAATTTATAATTTTAAAACCATTGGTATTATTAGAGGTGAAGAATTAATATCTAAAATTAATGACAATTCTACACTAAAATATGCTCAAGACTGTGGTATGCAATTTAAGTTTATTAGCAGAACAGATTTTAGAAATAAAGAAGATTTAAACTTTGTTGAGCGTTTAAGAAATGAATTTGGCGATTTTTATAATATTCCAGAAGGTGGTACAAATACTTTAGCAGTAAAAGGTTGTGAGGAAATTTTAACAGAAGCTGATTCTCGTTTTGATTATATTTGTGCACCAGTTGGAACAGGTGGGACATTATCTGGTTTAATAAATAGCTCTAAATCTAATCAACAAGTTTTGGGTTTTTCGGCCTTAAAAGGAGACTTTTTACAAGAAGATATTAGTAAATTTGCAAAACAAGATAATTGGAAATTAATTACCAATTACCATTTTGGAGGTTATGCCAAAATAAATAATGAATTGGTAACGTTTATTAATGAGTTTAAAGCTCTAAATAATATTAGGTTAGATCCAATTTATACAGGAAAGATGTTATTTGGAATTAAGGATATGATTAGTAATAACTATTTTCCTAAAGGCTCAAAAATATTAGTTATTCACACAGGAGGATTACAAGGGATTGCAGGAATGAATAACAGATTAAAACAGAAAAATTCACCATTAATACAATAGTTGATGAATAGAATATTTGTAATTTTATGCTTACTAGCTTTAGTCTCTAGTTGTGGCTCAAGTAAAAAAGTAACGACCAAAAAGGCTAAAAACAAAACGCATCGTGTTGTTAAAACAAAAACGAAAAAGAAGTCTAAAGATTTAATAGAACCAGAGGTTACTATTGTTGAAACATCAGAGAGTTATGCAACGCCTACAGACGAATATATTGCTATATATAGTGATATAGCTCAAGACGAAATGCGTAATTATGGTGTGCCAGCAAGTATTACTTTAGCTCAAGGTATTTTAGAGTCTGGTTCTGGAAAAGGTCGTTTGTCTACAGAGGCAAATAATCACTTTGGTATTAAATGCCATAAAGGATGGACAGGTGGGAAAATATATCATGATGATGATGCCGATCAAGAATGTTTCAGAAAATATAAAAATTCAAAATACTCATTTAGAGATCATTCGCTATTTTTAAAAGAACGTAAGCGTTATGCAGGATTGTTTGCACTCGGAAAAGGCGATTATGAGTCTTGGGCAAAAGGTTTAAGAGCTGCAGGTTACGCAACAGATAGAAAATATCCTCAAAAATTAATAAGCCTTATAGAGCGTTACCAATTATATCGTTTTGACAACGACGTTTTAGGTGTTGAGTCTAGTGTAAACGACAAACATACTGTTGTTTCGGGAGATACTTTATTTGGTTTATCAAGAAAGTATAATATTTCAGTACCAGAATTAAAAGCATTAAATAGCTTAGAATCTAGCGACTTGTTTGTAGGACAAGTGTTATTTATTAAGCCCATTCCTAAAGATTAATTATAATGATTTATAAACGTAGTAGCATTCTTTTCGCAGCAGCGGAAAAAGTAATTCCTGGAGGAGTAAATTCTCCAGTTCGAGCATTTAAAGCAGTTGGAGGAACACCAATATTTGTTAAAGAAGCAAAAGGAGCTTATTTGTACGATGAAGATGGAAACATCTTAATCGATTACATTAATTCTTGGGGACCAATGATTTTAGGTCATGCTTTCGAGCCTGTTGTTAATGCTGTAATCGAGAAAGCTAGAAAAGGAACGTCTTTTGGGATGCCAACAGAAATTGAAACTGAAATTGCAGAATTAGCAGTGTCAATGGTACCAAATATTGATAAAATTCGTTTTGTAAATTCTGGAACAGAAGCTTGTATGAGTGCTGTAAGATTAGCAAGAGGTTTTACTGGAAAAGATAAAATTATAAAATTTGCAGGTTGTTATCATGGACATAGCGATTCGTTTTTAATACAAGCAGGAAGTGGAGCAGTGACTTTTGGTAGCCCAAATAGTCCTGGAGTTACTGAAGGAACAGCAAAAGATACGTTGCTTGCTAATTTTAACGATTTAGCAAATGTTGAAGCGCTAATTAATGCGAATAAAAATGAAATTGCTTGTATAATTATAGAGCCAGTTGCTGGTAATATGGGTTGTATTCCACCATTAGATGGTTTTCTTCAAGGTTTAAGATCACTTTGTGATGCTAATGATATTTTATTAGTTTTCGATGAGGTTATGACGGGTTTCCGCCTGGCAAAAGGTGGTGTTCAGGAATTATATGGAGTAGATGCAGATATTGTTTGCTTTGGTAAGGTTATAGGTGGTGGTTTGCCAGTTGGTGCCTTTGCCGCTAGAAATGAAATTATGAATCACTTAGCACCTTTAGGTCCTGTGTATCAAGCGGGAACTTTAAGTGGGAATCCACTAGCTATGGCTGCAGGATTAGCTATGCTTACAACGCTAAATAATGATAAAGATGTTTTTAATCGTTTAGCTGAAAAAACCGAATACCTTCATAAAGGTTTAGCAAAAGTTTTAAATAATAACAATGTTACACATACTATTAATAGAGTAGGTTCTATGATTTCGGTTCATTTTGATGAGACTAAAGTTATAGATTTTAAAACTGCTGCAAAAGGTAATAACGACATGTTTAAAATCTTTTTTCACGGCATGCTTAATCAGGGTATTTATATTGCTCCAAGTGCATTTGAAACTTGGTTTATTACAGATGCGCTAACTTATGAAGATTTAGATAAAACAATAGAAGCTTGTAATACTGTTTTTAAGTAGTATAAAGTTTTCTGAAAAAAAAAGGCGATTACTATTTGTAGTAATCGCCTTTTTTATGCTTTATGAAGTTGAGTTATTCAACTGTTTTTTTATTAGTAATATTTAAATACCTGTTATATAATTCTTCACCTAAAGCCGTTTTTAAATCTGCTTGTAAAGAGTAGTTTAATTTAGATACAACTTCTGTGTTTCCAGACGCTTTAGAATCTTCTATAGCAGCTAAGTTTTTTTCATATGCATGGTATGCATTGTAAACTTGCTCTAAAGTATTGTCATTAAATTTTAATGTAGAGCGCATTTCCTTTGCCTTAAGATAAGCTTTCTCTTTAGTGTTAACTTTATCTTGAGCTAATGCAGATTGAGTACCAATTAACATTGCAAATGCAAAAAAGCAAAATGTAAATATTTTTTTCATTGTTATAGTTGTTATACGTTAATAACTCAAAGTAAAGCTATTTTGTTAAAGATTGCAAATAAAAAAGTACCGAATAGATAATCGGCACTTTTTTACTTTTAAAGGTTTTAGGTAAAATTACTCCTTTTCCATTTTATGGTCTCTTTTTTCACCTTTTTTGTGCTTCATCTTACCACGTTTTCCTTTCATTATCCTTTTTTTAGACATTTTGTTATACTTTTCATATTGCTCTGGAGTTAAGATTTTTTTCATTTCTCTTTTTGTCGCAATTTGATGATCTAGTTTGTCGTTTTTCCTTTTTAGCTTATCGTCTGGAGTTAATTTTTTGTCAGCATCTTTTAATGCCATTCTTTTTTCCATTCCAGTTTTACGTAATTCTGCATTTTTAATGTTTAGTTTTTCAACTTTGTTTTGTTGGTCTTGAGAAAGATCTAAAGCAAGCGTCATTTTTTTAGTATTAATTTTCGCCATTTCTATTGGGTCCATGTTTTTATGTTGCTCCATTTTTTCTTTTCGCAACTCTTTTCTATCTTCTTTCTTGTCTTGAGCTGTTACTTGTAAAGCAAATAAGGCTAATGCTACTATTAATATTTTTTTCATCTTTATATTGTTTTAATTGTTATTCATTCTTAAGACATTAAAAAAATAAAATGGTTTAATGCTTAAGTGATTTTTAAGCTTTAATTAACAGATTGTGCTTTAGTAACCAACTCTAATGTTACTGTGTATAAAGATCTATTTTCCATTTTACTTTTTAGCCATGCAAAATAACTCATTACAAAAATGTCTTCACGTTTAGCTTCTACCCAAACAAAGGCATGTTCTATTTTATTAATAAAAGATTCTGTTTTTATGCTTTCAGGGTTTTTATAATAAGCTTCAATAAACTGTAGGTAGATAATAACGCGTTTTTGGTTTATGCTTTTTAAATAGGAGGAATAATTTCGTTTAAAGCTTAGTAATCGTGAGTCTACTAAATCTATATTTTCTAATTCGATATGTAGAATAATTTCAACTAAATTCTTTTTAATAACCCATTCTTTTCCAGTTTTAGTTTCGTAATAATTATCTGTATGGTAGAAAGATTTAAATAGTGTATGCGCTTTTTTGTAATCCTGTGCTTGAATATAGTACATAGCCAGACTTAAGCTTATATCTAGTACTGTTTCGATGTCTTTATGCTTTTTAAGGAGTAAAGTTTCTAGTAATGTAATGGCTTCCGTTTGTTGGTTAGAGTAATTAAGATTTAATGCTAATAACAGATTGTGTTTAAGTTTAAATGCAGAATTGTGTTTTTTGTTCTGCTTTAACATGTGGGCTTGCATGAGCTCTAAATATTCTATAGATTCGGTAAATTTTTTATTTCTGAAGAATGTATTTGCTACCAAGTACAATACCTGAATATGGTAATATAACTGCTTCTCTTTGCTTTTGTATTGCTTAAGTTTCTGATATGTTTTTACCAAAAACGGTTCAATTTTATAGTAATCTTTGCTTACAAAAGCCGATAAACTAACTATTGTAATTAATTGATACAAGGACTTAAAAGACATAGAGTCGTTTAAACTAATATTATAGTCTTTAAAAGTGTTTTCAAGTAGGTTTTCAAAATCTAAGCTATTTCTTTCGTGGTGGTCTTGCGCGATAATTTGTCGAATTTTGGCATAAACAATATTAAGTTGGTCTTCTAGGAAGTAGTTTTTCTGATTTATTTTAAATTTTTCAATAACACTATCAATCTCTATTGAAGGATTAGCGTAAGCATATTGAATTTTGGTGTGATATATTTCATTTAAAATAGGAAACAATAAATGTTCGCTTGCTATAACTTCAGCTTTATCTAAAATTTTATAAGCAACCTTGTATTGTTTGCGGGCTAAAAAAGTACGCGATGCTAAAATGTGTTTTATAAGCTGCATGTCTATAGAGTTTTCTTCCTCTAAACTAGTATTGGCTATAAAATCTATAATAGACAGGTGTAATCTTTTTCTTAAAGCATGGTAGGCATCTTTTTGAGTTTTGTTATATAATTTTAGAAAAACAGCCTTAGAACCTAATTCGTTTTTAGCTAATAATTTAAACAAAGCAATGTTTTTGGTGTCGCTCCTTTTGTTCTTTTTTTCAAGGTAATTAACAAAGAGGAGCTTTTCATCTTTAGAAAAAGTGCTTATTATTTCGTTTAAATTTATCATTTAATCGTCAGTTATATAATTGTATTCTATATAAATATAGTAATATTTAAAGTTATAGTGTAAAATATATCGTCAGTTTTTTGTTAATACTGTTTTCGTCAACTTTAGATTACGTCGCATATTTGCTTCATAATCATTAAAACAAAAACAATTATGGATTATCAAACAACAGTTTCTTTAAAAGAAGCAGAAAAAAAGAAAAAGAATAAAAAAGAAGAACCATTTTTTGACCAAAAACCAACAATAGCTTTTGTTGGAGCATCGTGGACAGCGTTATTAATTGGTATAGTTGCTTATTGTGTAGGTTTATGGAATGCAACTATGGCGTTAAATGAAAAAGGCTATTATTTCACCATTTTGTTATTTGGTTTGTTCTCAGTTATTTCTGTGCAAAAAGCAGTAAGAGATAAAATGGAAAACATTCAAGTTACAGAAATGTATTACGGTATAAGTTGGTTTGCAAGTATTGCAGCAATAGCTTTATTAGTTATTGGCTTGTGGAATGCAGATTTAGAATTAAGTGAAAAAGGATTCTATGGCATGTCTTTTACTTTAAGTTTATTTGCCGGAATTGCTGTGCAAAAAAACACTAGAGATATTGCTTTTATAGATAACAACGAAACAGAAGACATCTAAGGTTTTGTTTTGATGAAGGTTAGTTAACCTTAAGTGGCGTGACTTTTAGTTGCGCCATTTTAAATTTAAAAGGATATAGGAGTATAAATAAATTAGGAAAGCTTCTTGTTTTATACTTATGCTTAAAAAAAAGATTAAATTGATGAAATATTAAATAAAACACGAATGCATTCAAAACTCATAAAAGAATTGCCAGAGTTAGTAGAAAACGATGTAATATCTCAAGATGTTGCTTCGAAAATAGAGCGTTATTACCAATCTAAAACAAACGAAACTCCTAATAGATTATTTACCGTTTTTGGGGTGTTAGGCTCTGTTTTAGTCGGACTTGGTCTTATTTTAATACTAGCACATAATTGGGATAATTTCTCTAAAACAATTAAAACACTCTTTGCTTTTGCACCATTAATAGTTGGACAAGTATTGGTTGGTTTTTCAATTTTAAAGAAAAAAAGCCAAACGTGGAAAGAAGCCTCAGGCGTGTTTTTATTTTTTGCAGTTGGTGCTTCCATAGCAATGGTAAGTCAGATTTACAATATTCCAGGAAATTTCACTAATTATATGTTGGTCTGGATTTTACTTTGCGTACCACTAATCTATCTTTTAAAATCTCATGCACTTGCATTATTACACCTTGTGTACGCAACTGTATATGCTTGCAACTATGGATATGCTAATGGTAGTAAAGCGCCTTGGTTGTTTTTAGTGCTGCTTTTATTACTACTTCCATATTATATAAATCTAATTAAAAGTAGGCCTAAAGCAAATATTACGTCGATTTTTAATTGGTTATTACCAATAAGTCTCGTTATTACTTTGGGTGCGTTTATTACAAAATTTGATGAGCTTATTTTCTTGTCTTATATTATTTTATTCGGTTTGTTTTATAATTTAGGAAAACTCCCAGTATTAAATAATTTAAAATTAAGACAAAACGGTTATTTGGTTTTAGGATCTTTTGGAACTGTTGTTTTATTGCTAATAGCAAGTTTTAGATGGGTTTGGGAAGACGTATTGCGTATTTCTTCTTTCTCAGGAAAAGAAACAACCTTGGTTATCGTATTATTTGTAGTTGCTTTAGGTGTTTTAATTTATTTATTTCTGAAAAAACAAGTTGACAAATTCAACCTATTCCATTACATCTTTATAATAATGACGATGTTGTTTTTTGTTGGTTTAAAAAACGATGTCTCACCAACTGTTATTACCAATGTATTGTTATTAGTTTTAGGAATAAATGCAATAAAAATAGGAGTAGATAAAATGCATTTTGGTGTTTTAAATTACGGGCTAATAATTATTACAGCTTTAATATTTTGTCGTTTTTTCGATACTAACATGAGTTTTGTTATTCGAGGTTTGCTGTTTGTAATTGTAGGGATTGGTTTTTTTGCAACTAATTATGTAATGCTTAAAAAGCAGAAATCTAAAGAAACTAAAATATTAAAATAACACATTAAGAAGATGAAATTAAAATACATATTCACGCTATTTATACTTGTTGTAATAGCACAGTTATTTGTTCCAATGCAAATGATTTTTGGACAAGAAGCTGTTTTGAAAAACGGAAAAGCATATAAGTTTAGAACTCAACCTATAGATCCAAGCGATCCATACAGAGGGAAATATATAACTTTGAGATACGATATAAATACGGCTATTTCTGTAGATTCTACTTGGGAAAGAAAACAAGACATTTACGTATATTTTGAAGAAGATAGTTTAGGTTTTGCTAAATTAACAGAGATAAGTAAAGAGCCTTTAGTAAATGTAAAAGATTACGTAAAAACCCAAGTAAATTGGTATAGTAAATACGATAAAAAAGTGACCTTTAACTTACCATTCGATCGTTTTTATATGGAAGAAAACAAAGCTAAACCAGCCGAAGATGCTTTTAGAACAGCTCAACGCGATACCTTACCAAATAATACTTACGCTTTAGTTTATGTAAAAGATGGTGAGGCCGTTTTAAAAGATGTTTTAATAAACGAAATTTCTATTGCAGATTATGTAGAGGAGAATTAA includes these proteins:
- a CDS encoding DUF2157 domain-containing protein; the encoded protein is MHSKLIKELPELVENDVISQDVASKIERYYQSKTNETPNRLFTVFGVLGSVLVGLGLILILAHNWDNFSKTIKTLFAFAPLIVGQVLVGFSILKKKSQTWKEASGVFLFFAVGASIAMVSQIYNIPGNFTNYMLVWILLCVPLIYLLKSHALALLHLVYATVYACNYGYANGSKAPWLFLVLLLLLLPYYINLIKSRPKANITSIFNWLLPISLVITLGAFITKFDELIFLSYIILFGLFYNLGKLPVLNNLKLRQNGYLVLGSFGTVVLLLIASFRWVWEDVLRISSFSGKETTLVIVLFVVALGVLIYLFLKKQVDKFNLFHYIFIIMTMLFFVGLKNDVSPTVITNVLLLVLGINAIKIGVDKMHFGVLNYGLIIITALIFCRFFDTNMSFVIRGLLFVIVGIGFFATNYVMLKKQKSKETKILK
- a CDS encoding DUF5522 domain-containing protein, producing MKKHIPIEEGDYYLTPEGYRCFTEQYHLKRGYCCESGCRHCPYGFDKNTNSIKKKN
- a CDS encoding GDYXXLXY domain-containing protein gives rise to the protein MKLKYIFTLFILVVIAQLFVPMQMIFGQEAVLKNGKAYKFRTQPIDPSDPYRGKYITLRYDINTAISVDSTWERKQDIYVYFEEDSLGFAKLTEISKEPLVNVKDYVKTQVNWYSKYDKKVTFNLPFDRFYMEENKAKPAEDAFRTAQRDTLPNNTYALVYVKDGEAVLKDVLINEISIADYVEEN
- a CDS encoding glucosaminidase domain-containing protein: MNRIFVILCLLALVSSCGSSKKVTTKKAKNKTHRVVKTKTKKKSKDLIEPEVTIVETSESYATPTDEYIAIYSDIAQDEMRNYGVPASITLAQGILESGSGKGRLSTEANNHFGIKCHKGWTGGKIYHDDDADQECFRKYKNSKYSFRDHSLFLKERKRYAGLFALGKGDYESWAKGLRAAGYATDRKYPQKLISLIERYQLYRFDNDVLGVESSVNDKHTVVSGDTLFGLSRKYNISVPELKALNSLESSDLFVGQVLFIKPIPKD
- the hemL gene encoding glutamate-1-semialdehyde 2,1-aminomutase, whose amino-acid sequence is MIYKRSSILFAAAEKVIPGGVNSPVRAFKAVGGTPIFVKEAKGAYLYDEDGNILIDYINSWGPMILGHAFEPVVNAVIEKARKGTSFGMPTEIETEIAELAVSMVPNIDKIRFVNSGTEACMSAVRLARGFTGKDKIIKFAGCYHGHSDSFLIQAGSGAVTFGSPNSPGVTEGTAKDTLLANFNDLANVEALINANKNEIACIIIEPVAGNMGCIPPLDGFLQGLRSLCDANDILLVFDEVMTGFRLAKGGVQELYGVDADIVCFGKVIGGGLPVGAFAARNEIMNHLAPLGPVYQAGTLSGNPLAMAAGLAMLTTLNNDKDVFNRLAEKTEYLHKGLAKVLNNNNVTHTINRVGSMISVHFDETKVIDFKTAAKGNNDMFKIFFHGMLNQGIYIAPSAFETWFITDALTYEDLDKTIEACNTVFK
- a CDS encoding 1-aminocyclopropane-1-carboxylate deaminase/D-cysteine desulfhydrase codes for the protein MIFKLENSVNLRVDLSSNLNVELFVKREDAIHSIISGNKYRKLKYNIEAARKEGKDTLLTFGGAFSNHIAAVAEVGRIYNFKTIGIIRGEELISKINDNSTLKYAQDCGMQFKFISRTDFRNKEDLNFVERLRNEFGDFYNIPEGGTNTLAVKGCEEILTEADSRFDYICAPVGTGGTLSGLINSSKSNQQVLGFSALKGDFLQEDISKFAKQDNWKLITNYHFGGYAKINNELVTFINEFKALNNIRLDPIYTGKMLFGIKDMISNNYFPKGSKILVIHTGGLQGIAGMNNRLKQKNSPLIQ
- the yiaA gene encoding inner membrane protein YiaA produces the protein MDYQTTVSLKEAEKKKKNKKEEPFFDQKPTIAFVGASWTALLIGIVAYCVGLWNATMALNEKGYYFTILLFGLFSVISVQKAVRDKMENIQVTEMYYGISWFASIAAIALLVIGLWNADLELSEKGFYGMSFTLSLFAGIAVQKNTRDIAFIDNNETEDI